The Deltaproteobacteria bacterium genome has a segment encoding these proteins:
- the rpsI gene encoding 30S ribosomal protein S9 produces the protein MMAEFKYFYGTGKRKTAVARVFMKPGTGLITVNKREFESYFPVLPLQKVVLSSLETTGNEGKFDIKVNLKGGGKSAQAEAVNFGIAKALLAWQPDLRGLLKKEGFLTRDSRVKERKKYGRPGARKRFQFSKR, from the coding sequence ATGATGGCCGAGTTCAAATACTTCTACGGCACGGGAAAAAGGAAAACGGCTGTTGCGCGGGTCTTCATGAAACCGGGCACCGGCCTTATTACCGTGAACAAAAGGGAGTTTGAGAGTTACTTCCCCGTGCTTCCCCTGCAGAAAGTAGTGCTTTCTTCGCTCGAAACCACGGGAAACGAGGGGAAGTTCGACATCAAAGTGAATCTCAAAGGTGGCGGCAAGAGCGCACAGGCGGAGGCGGTCAATTTCGGCATCGCAAAGGCGCTTCTGGCCTGGCAGCCGGATCTGCGGGGCCTGCTGAAGAAGGAGGGTTTTCTCACGAGAGATTCGCGTGTCAAGGAGAGAAAGAAATATGGAAGGCCCGGGGCCAGGAAACGATTCCAATTCTCCAAGAGGTAA
- the rplM gene encoding 50S ribosomal protein L13 has product MTKTYYAKSGEVERKWYLIDAEDKVLGRLASRIAVILRGKHKPQFTAHTDTGDFVIVINAEKVRLTGKKIDDKVYYRHSGFPGGIKSINARSLLKRFPERMIEYAVWGMLPKNSLGRKQYNKLKVYRGPKHPHEAQKPELLET; this is encoded by the coding sequence ATGACGAAAACCTACTACGCCAAATCCGGCGAGGTCGAGCGAAAATGGTACCTGATCGACGCCGAGGACAAAGTTCTTGGGCGCTTGGCCTCGCGGATCGCGGTGATACTCCGGGGTAAGCACAAGCCTCAGTTCACGGCCCATACCGACACGGGGGACTTTGTAATCGTGATCAACGCCGAGAAGGTCAGGCTGACAGGAAAGAAGATCGATGACAAGGTATATTACCGGCACAGCGGATTTCCGGGAGGCATCAAATCCATAAACGCGAGAAGCCTTTTGAAGCGGTTTCCCGAGAGAATGATCGAGTACGCCGTGTGGGGAATGCTTCCGAAGAACAGCCTCGGGAGGAAGCAGTACAACAAACTCAAGGTTTACAGGGGGCCGAAACATCCTCATGAGGCCCAGAAGCCGGAGTTGCTGGAAACCTGA
- the truA gene encoding tRNA pseudouridine(38-40) synthase TruA yields the protein MRNILLLLSYDGKGFSGFQLQKRRVSIQGVLQERLRELTGEEVRVVSSGRTDAGVHAVSQVVNFATSSSLGPDAFLRALNSRLPTSIRVRESREVSPEFNARKGAARKIYGYVIHNGPVLPPFYDGYAWHLPAPPIDVARLARIGAQLEGEHDFRAFMGSGSQVTRTVRRIEKAGVARTREFVVITFAGNGFLKNMVRNMVGTMVDFYRGKGKKESLREVIRSKDRKQAGRCAPGCGLYLLGVDYPGLSFRGELPFILDFGSVVY from the coding sequence ATGAGAAACATTCTTCTCCTTTTGTCCTATGACGGAAAGGGGTTCAGCGGATTTCAGCTGCAGAAAAGAAGGGTGTCGATCCAGGGTGTCCTTCAGGAGCGCCTGCGCGAACTGACCGGTGAAGAAGTGCGGGTGGTTTCATCAGGGCGCACGGATGCCGGTGTCCATGCCGTGTCCCAGGTGGTGAATTTTGCCACCTCGAGCAGCCTGGGCCCCGACGCGTTTCTCCGCGCCCTGAACTCACGCCTGCCGACGAGCATACGGGTTCGGGAATCACGGGAGGTATCCCCTGAGTTTAACGCACGCAAGGGTGCTGCCAGGAAAATCTACGGCTACGTCATACACAACGGCCCGGTTCTGCCTCCCTTCTATGACGGGTACGCGTGGCACCTGCCCGCCCCCCCGATCGATGTGGCGCGGCTGGCCCGCATCGGTGCGCAACTCGAGGGCGAGCACGACTTTCGGGCATTCATGGGAAGCGGGTCCCAGGTAACACGCACCGTCAGGAGGATCGAAAAGGCCGGCGTGGCGCGCACCAGGGAATTCGTCGTCATAACCTTTGCGGGAAACGGGTTCCTGAAGAACATGGTGAGAAACATGGTGGGGACCATGGTGGACTTCTATCGGGGGAAGGGAAAGAAGGAGAGTTTAAGGGAGGTCATCCGGTCGAAGGATAGAAAGCAGGCCGGAAGATGCGCTCCCGGGTGCGGCCTCTACCTGCTGGGCGTGGATTATCCGGGACTCTCTTTCCGCGGCGAACTTCCATTTATTCTTGACTTCGGAAGCGTTGTATACTAA